In one window of Ruminococcus albus AD2013 DNA:
- a CDS encoding NUDIX domain-containing protein yields MTENKELMTELRDTEWEFEYTDHDRLIARAIIFDDKRSFYFVRAERDDDFGKAVLIETSGGGVEENETSETAIIRELREELGAEVDIICKIGVVSDYYNLIHRHNINNYFLCKVKSFGENHLTEQEKKDFHLSTLKLSFDEAVREYKNRSCTKIGRLIAARELPVLMRAKELIDNKIAK; encoded by the coding sequence ATGACTGAAAATAAAGAACTGATGACAGAACTTCGGGATACCGAATGGGAATTTGAGTACACCGACCATGACAGGCTTATTGCAAGAGCTATCATTTTTGATGATAAGAGGTCATTCTATTTTGTCAGAGCTGAGCGTGACGATGATTTCGGCAAGGCAGTGCTTATAGAAACTTCAGGCGGCGGAGTTGAGGAAAACGAAACTTCCGAGACAGCTATAATCAGGGAACTTCGTGAGGAGCTTGGTGCAGAAGTCGATATAATATGCAAGATAGGTGTCGTCAGTGATTACTACAATCTAATCCACAGGCATAACATAAATAACTACTTTCTCTGCAAAGTGAAAAGCTTCGGTGAAAATCATCTTACTGAACAGGAGAAAAAAGATTTTCATCTTTCAACTTTGAAGCTTAGTTTTGATGAGGCTGTAAGGGAATACAAAAACAGAAGCTGCACAAAGATCGGAAGACTGATAGCAGCCAGAGAACTGCCTGTACTTATGCGTGCAAAAGAACTGATCGATAATAAAATTGCAAAATAA
- the era gene encoding GTPase Era produces MTKNIFVTIAGRANAGKSSLLNALVGEKIAAVSDKPQTTRTKITGVLTKGETQFVFMDTPGMHKAKNKLSEHMVNTVNETITGVDMIILMCDCTKKISDNEKSLIASFKGGKSKVILALNKIDLLDNKEEVIAKLAEYSALYDFAEVVPISVVQNDGLDIIMDILEKNAAEGPHFFPDDKFTDQPEKVIMAEIIREKALRNLNDEVPHGVAVTIEQLGEREDRSGEAILDITATIFCERESHKGIIIGKGGSMLRKIGQDARADLEDFFQIKVNLQCWVKVKEGWRNREGMIKNFGLS; encoded by the coding sequence ATGACAAAGAATATTTTTGTGACAATAGCAGGCAGAGCAAACGCAGGAAAATCTTCCCTGCTGAATGCACTTGTCGGTGAAAAAATAGCGGCTGTAAGCGACAAACCGCAGACCACAAGAACTAAGATCACGGGAGTTCTCACAAAAGGGGAAACTCAGTTCGTTTTCATGGATACTCCCGGTATGCACAAGGCGAAAAATAAGCTGAGCGAACATATGGTGAATACCGTCAACGAAACTATAACAGGCGTTGATATGATAATCCTTATGTGCGACTGCACAAAGAAGATATCCGATAACGAAAAAAGCCTGATAGCAAGCTTCAAAGGCGGAAAAAGCAAAGTCATTCTTGCACTGAATAAGATAGATCTTCTTGATAACAAGGAAGAAGTTATTGCAAAGCTGGCTGAGTATTCAGCGCTTTATGATTTTGCAGAAGTTGTTCCGATAAGCGTTGTTCAGAATGACGGGCTTGATATCATCATGGATATACTGGAAAAAAATGCAGCCGAGGGACCCCACTTCTTCCCCGATGACAAGTTCACAGATCAGCCCGAGAAAGTCATCATGGCTGAGATAATACGCGAAAAGGCGCTCAGAAATCTTAACGATGAAGTTCCTCACGGTGTAGCTGTTACTATCGAACAGCTTGGTGAGCGCGAGGACAGAAGCGGCGAAGCTATACTTGATATAACGGCGACCATATTCTGCGAAAGAGAATCCCATAAGGGCATAATTATCGGCAAGGGCGGTTCAATGCTGAGGAAGATCGGTCAGGACGCAAGAGCCGATCTGGAGGATTTCTTCCAGATAAAAGTCAACCTTCAGTGCTGGGTAAAAGTCAAGGAAGGCTGGCGCAACCGTGAGGGTATGATAAAGAATTTCGGACTTTCCTGA
- a CDS encoding sporulation protein YqfD, translating into MTLGSIDYKIEGGNVARLLEAFTKEKLIYSELCETNDCLTLKVSSEHSFRFEKLCRKEGFEPEKMAYHGMMRFYRNLIKRPGIILGAFMSVLLMAYYSNVILTIKVDTDDPIIYGKIIDVLNSDGVKAGAYIPDIDLVIEERSLKSQIEEVAWAGISRTGSGIAVDIIEAIEAEKGINVGMPCHLVACEDGVIEEIELIDGQLMKCLGSGVTKGEIVVSGKIVTENSEWTKEGEVVNSKTRYTRSIGKILGTFTRTIVFEQPFDTEEKVLTGKKRKLTHLELFSARIPLYTKTPEGYYETEKEEKHFPEIGGFVLPFGLSEINLREFDVRSQVINKEEALSRAEKAAYRYEQNFLEPYEIRGRDSKTEITKDGVRLTVTYELYGNLCKESDFFIPKYIVPESEKRQKENVQDSENY; encoded by the coding sequence ATGACGCTGGGAAGCATTGATTACAAAATCGAGGGAGGTAATGTCGCCAGACTTCTGGAAGCTTTTACGAAAGAAAAACTCATATATTCAGAACTTTGCGAGACTAATGACTGCCTGACTCTGAAAGTTTCTTCTGAGCACAGTTTCAGATTTGAAAAGCTTTGCAGAAAAGAGGGTTTTGAGCCGGAGAAAATGGCTTACCACGGTATGATGAGATTTTATCGTAACCTTATCAAACGTCCGGGAATTATCTTGGGTGCTTTTATGTCGGTATTGCTGATGGCTTATTATTCTAACGTTATACTAACTATAAAAGTCGATACCGATGATCCGATCATTTATGGTAAAATAATCGATGTTTTGAACTCTGACGGAGTGAAAGCAGGTGCGTATATTCCCGATATCGATCTGGTAATTGAGGAACGTTCGCTGAAAAGTCAGATAGAAGAAGTAGCATGGGCGGGAATAAGCCGCACGGGTTCGGGTATCGCTGTGGATATAATCGAAGCTATCGAAGCTGAAAAAGGCATCAATGTTGGAATGCCATGTCATCTTGTTGCTTGCGAAGACGGCGTTATAGAAGAGATAGAACTGATAGACGGACAATTGATGAAATGTCTTGGCAGTGGTGTTACCAAAGGCGAGATAGTTGTAAGCGGAAAGATAGTTACTGAGAATTCCGAATGGACGAAAGAGGGCGAAGTAGTTAACTCAAAAACCCGATATACAAGAAGCATCGGAAAAATTCTGGGAACTTTTACAAGAACAATAGTCTTTGAACAGCCTTTCGATACGGAAGAAAAGGTTCTGACAGGCAAAAAGCGGAAGCTTACTCACCTTGAATTATTCAGTGCCCGTATACCACTTTATACCAAAACACCCGAAGGCTATTATGAGACAGAAAAAGAAGAAAAGCACTTTCCGGAAATAGGTGGCTTCGTATTGCCATTTGGTTTATCTGAAATTAATCTTCGGGAATTTGACGTAAGAAGTCAGGTGATCAACAAGGAGGAAGCGCTTTCCCGCGCAGAAAAAGCAGCATACAGATACGAACAGAATTTTCTGGAGCCTTATGAGATACGCGGAAGGGACTCAAAAACTGAAATTACTAAAGACGGAGTAAGGCTTACAGTGACCTACGAACTCTACGGAAACCTCTGTAAAGAGAGCGATTTCTTCATACCGAAATATATTGTTCCCGAATCAGAAAAACGCCAAAAAGAAAATGTGCAAGATAGTGAAAATTATTGA
- a CDS encoding diacylglycerol kinase family protein yields the protein MNIKTELLKFLKGFRYAASGIIRCIRTQRNMRFHIGAAGAVAVVAVLCSVSIAEKLALMLTVGGVMALECVNTAIENAVDLATKSRPSQLAKAAKDCAAGAVLIFCIAAVFVAAEVFGRRILYILGCFAEYPELIIAAVLYFALWFWWVFLCFRENDDD from the coding sequence ATGAACATAAAGACTGAACTTCTGAAGTTTTTAAAGGGCTTCAGATACGCGGCTAGCGGGATAATCCGCTGTATAAGGACACAGAGAAATATGCGCTTTCATATCGGCGCCGCAGGGGCTGTTGCGGTCGTTGCGGTGTTATGCAGTGTCAGCATAGCGGAAAAGCTTGCGCTTATGCTGACTGTCGGCGGTGTTATGGCGCTTGAATGTGTCAACACTGCAATAGAGAACGCAGTTGACCTTGCCACCAAAAGCAGACCTTCACAACTGGCAAAAGCAGCCAAGGACTGTGCTGCCGGAGCGGTGCTGATATTCTGCATAGCAGCTGTTTTTGTTGCAGCTGAGGTTTTCGGCAGAAGGATACTTTACATCTTAGGCTGTTTTGCAGAATACCCTGAACTAATCATAGCTGCGGTGCTTTATTTTGCATTGTGGTTCTGGTGGGTCTTTCTATGCTTCAGGGAGAATGATGATGACTGA
- a CDS encoding PhoH family protein: MAEKLIAVDSMETMLSLFGSYDENVNLIQREYGVAVLGRGEDIKITGDEQGVFNACEAINGLITMINSGEKLTEQSIRYVFALVREGRQYELNNLSDDGICVTITGKVIKPKTLGQKRYVDFIRKNTIVLGIGPAGTGKTYLAVAMAVKAFKAHEVEKIILTRPAVEAGEKLGFLPGDLQNKVDPYLRPLYDALFEMLGPESFARQQERGCIEVAPLAYMRGRTLDNAFIILDEAQNTTNEQMKMFLTRLGFNSKIVITGDITQIDLPDNRKSGLIQAMHVLKDVDDIKINRFSDKDVVRHKLVQDIILAYEKYSKRNGKYNGQSQGNDHQ; encoded by the coding sequence ATGGCAGAAAAACTGATAGCCGTTGACAGCATGGAAACTATGCTGAGTTTGTTCGGCAGCTATGATGAAAATGTGAATCTGATACAGCGCGAATACGGTGTTGCCGTACTGGGACGCGGTGAGGATATCAAGATCACCGGTGACGAACAAGGCGTGTTTAACGCCTGTGAAGCGATCAACGGATTGATAACCATGATAAACAGCGGTGAAAAGCTCACCGAACAAAGTATACGCTATGTTTTCGCACTGGTGCGCGAGGGCAGGCAGTATGAGCTGAACAACCTCAGCGATGACGGCATTTGCGTAACGATAACCGGCAAGGTCATAAAACCAAAAACTCTGGGGCAAAAGCGGTATGTAGATTTTATCCGCAAGAATACCATTGTTCTCGGCATCGGACCTGCGGGTACAGGCAAGACCTATCTTGCGGTGGCGATGGCAGTCAAAGCTTTCAAAGCTCATGAGGTGGAAAAGATAATCCTGACAAGACCCGCAGTAGAAGCAGGAGAAAAACTGGGATTTCTGCCTGGTGATCTTCAGAACAAGGTAGATCCATATTTACGACCTCTTTATGATGCTCTCTTTGAAATGCTGGGACCCGAATCCTTTGCAAGACAGCAGGAACGCGGATGTATCGAGGTAGCACCTCTGGCATATATGAGAGGCAGAACTCTTGATAACGCCTTCATAATACTGGATGAAGCCCAGAACACTACCAACGAACAGATGAAGATGTTCCTTACTCGACTGGGTTTCAACTCAAAAATAGTAATAACGGGCGATATAACTCAGATCGACCTGCCCGATAACAGAAAATCGGGACTTATTCAGGCGATGCACGTTTTAAAGGACGTTGACGATATCAAAATAAACAGATTTTCCGATAAGGATGTAGTCAGACACAAGCTGGTACAGGATATAATACTGGCATACGAAAAATACTCAAAAAGGAATGGGAAATACAATGGACAAAGTCAAGGTAATGATCACCAATAA
- a CDS encoding endonuclease MutS2, with translation MGLDNINHEILELDKVLEKLSELCSSKDSKQAALAVRPSDDLYTVRTEMAKTASALNMSIKNGTPAFYSINNVSASLNRAKAGGTLSLGELLEIKKVLGQTNELCKWFDQNEDKNTPLSYLFEQLFPNKSLWQRLETAILDSENLSDDASPELRSIRNKIAKAGLKIRETLDKMIKSPSTQKYLQESIVTMRDGRFVVPVKTEFKGNVGGLVHGTSATGSTLFIEPISVVEANNEVRILQGKEQDEIHRILTEFSNECAMMQPQIESNYDAAVKLDLYFAKANLGAKMRAVDPEISEDGIIVLNKARHPLIDENKVVPINFRSGTDYNVLVITGPNTGGKTVTLKTVGLLTLMTMCGLMIPASDGCKISVYKNILADIGDRQSIQESLSTFSSHMGKVKDIIDKADHESLVLIDELGSGTDPVEGAALAVSIIERLRQVGATVVTTTHYQEIKMYALDTDGVENASCEFDVETMRPTYKLVIGSPGKSNAFAISKNLGIDDDIINYAKSLISEENRRFEHIIDDLEKARISLEENNLLAEKYRKEAETLRNELNEQKKKFMEDKEFELEKARRQASDIVNRVQRESQALVDELDKLRKEKEKNGFTQKAMDARQKQRSTMNKLYLEANPVSEQPDDDYVLPRPLKKGDTVLITDTKRNGIVVTPPDDKGMCFVQAGIMKTKIDVKKLRLVEKQQPAKTPQKQQTKKKRGVSTKGVESRMTRRFSTELDIRGYASDEGIHEMDSFIDNCVMSGISMVTVIHGIGTGVLKNAVRNHLRRHPSVKSYRPGVYGEGEDGVTVIELK, from the coding sequence ATGGGACTTGATAATATAAATCATGAGATCCTTGAACTGGATAAAGTTCTTGAAAAGCTTTCAGAGCTTTGTTCAAGCAAGGATAGCAAACAAGCGGCGCTGGCTGTCAGACCATCTGACGACCTGTACACCGTGCGTACCGAAATGGCTAAAACAGCCAGTGCGCTGAATATGTCCATTAAGAACGGTACACCTGCTTTTTACAGTATAAACAATGTATCCGCAAGCCTGAACAGAGCAAAGGCAGGCGGCACTCTTTCACTTGGGGAACTGCTGGAGATAAAAAAAGTTCTGGGTCAGACCAATGAGCTTTGCAAATGGTTCGACCAGAACGAGGACAAGAACACTCCCCTTTCCTATCTGTTTGAACAGCTTTTCCCGAACAAATCATTATGGCAGAGATTGGAAACTGCCATACTTGACAGCGAAAACCTTTCCGATGATGCCAGCCCTGAGCTCAGGTCTATCAGAAACAAGATAGCAAAGGCTGGTCTGAAGATACGTGAAACTTTGGACAAGATGATAAAATCGCCCTCAACACAGAAGTACTTGCAGGAATCAATTGTCACTATGCGTGACGGCAGATTTGTTGTACCTGTAAAGACAGAGTTTAAAGGAAACGTGGGCGGTCTGGTTCATGGCACTTCGGCAACAGGCTCGACCTTATTTATTGAGCCGATCTCCGTAGTTGAAGCCAACAACGAAGTCAGGATACTTCAGGGCAAGGAGCAGGACGAAATTCACCGCATACTCACCGAATTCTCCAATGAATGCGCTATGATGCAGCCACAGATAGAATCAAACTACGATGCGGCTGTTAAGCTGGATCTGTATTTTGCAAAGGCTAACCTCGGTGCAAAGATGCGAGCAGTCGATCCTGAGATATCCGAAGACGGAATAATCGTTCTGAACAAAGCAAGACACCCTCTTATTGATGAAAACAAAGTCGTGCCGATAAACTTTCGCTCGGGTACCGATTACAATGTACTTGTTATAACCGGTCCGAATACAGGCGGTAAGACTGTTACACTAAAGACTGTCGGTCTGCTGACACTGATGACAATGTGTGGTCTGATGATACCCGCATCTGACGGCTGTAAAATATCGGTATACAAGAATATACTTGCAGATATCGGCGACAGGCAGTCAATTCAGGAAAGTCTCTCAACATTCTCCTCACACATGGGCAAGGTGAAGGATATAATAGACAAAGCCGACCATGAGAGCCTTGTACTGATAGACGAACTTGGTTCCGGTACAGACCCGGTTGAGGGTGCTGCTCTCGCGGTTTCCATTATCGAAAGACTGCGTCAAGTAGGCGCAACAGTAGTCACAACTACTCACTATCAGGAGATAAAAATGTATGCTCTTGATACCGACGGAGTAGAAAATGCGTCCTGCGAATTTGATGTTGAGACCATGCGCCCGACATACAAGCTGGTTATCGGTTCACCCGGTAAGTCGAATGCATTTGCGATATCTAAAAATCTTGGTATTGATGATGATATAATCAACTATGCGAAATCTCTTATATCCGAAGAAAACAGGAGATTCGAGCATATAATAGATGACCTTGAGAAAGCAAGGATAAGCCTTGAAGAGAACAATCTTCTTGCAGAAAAATACCGCAAAGAGGCCGAAACCCTGCGAAATGAACTTAATGAACAGAAGAAAAAGTTCATGGAAGACAAAGAATTCGAGCTTGAAAAAGCAAGACGTCAGGCAAGTGATATCGTAAACCGTGTTCAGCGTGAATCACAGGCACTGGTAGATGAACTCGACAAGCTTCGCAAGGAAAAAGAAAAGAACGGCTTCACACAAAAAGCAATGGATGCAAGGCAGAAACAGCGTTCTACAATGAATAAGCTTTATCTTGAGGCAAATCCTGTTTCAGAACAGCCCGATGATGATTATGTTCTGCCGAGACCTCTCAAAAAGGGTGATACCGTGCTAATAACCGATACAAAGCGCAACGGAATAGTTGTGACTCCTCCCGATGACAAGGGAATGTGCTTTGTTCAGGCAGGCATAATGAAGACAAAGATCGATGTAAAAAAACTTCGTCTTGTGGAAAAACAGCAGCCTGCCAAAACTCCTCAGAAACAACAGACAAAGAAAAAGCGCGGAGTATCCACCAAGGGCGTTGAAAGCCGCATGACAAGACGTTTCTCGACTGAACTTGATATCAGGGGTTACGCAAGTGATGAGGGCATCCACGAGATGGACAGCTTTATCGATAACTGTGTAATGTCAGGAATCAGTATGGTAACGGTCATACACGGAATCGGTACGGGAGTACTGAAAAATGCGGTTAGAAATCATCTGCGCAGACATCCGTCGGTTAAATCTTACCGTCCCGGAGTTTACGGCGAGGGAGAAGACGGTGTAACTGTTATAGAACTTAAATAA
- the ybeY gene encoding rRNA maturation RNase YbeY: MDKVKVMITNNQTEIKIPVGIRMLVRRCCHAVLEYEDFGKDAEVSVSFINDKQIHELNKEHRNIDRPTDVLSFPLGEDGEYDVNYETGACLLGDIVISLETATRQAQVYGHSLEREVGFLTVHSMLHLLGYDHEESSLQERIMREKEEAILAQLGISRDETFVEEHEHKD, translated from the coding sequence ATGGACAAAGTCAAGGTAATGATCACCAATAATCAGACAGAGATTAAGATACCTGTAGGTATAAGGATGTTGGTTAGGCGCTGCTGTCATGCGGTGCTTGAATATGAGGACTTCGGAAAAGATGCTGAGGTTTCCGTATCTTTTATAAATGACAAGCAGATACACGAACTCAACAAGGAACACAGGAATATCGACAGACCAACCGATGTGCTGAGCTTCCCTCTCGGTGAAGACGGAGAGTATGACGTCAATTACGAAACAGGTGCCTGTCTTCTCGGCGACATTGTTATCAGCCTTGAGACAGCAACAAGACAGGCTCAGGTATACGGTCATTCCCTTGAACGTGAAGTCGGCTTTCTGACTGTTCATTCGATGCTGCATCTGCTGGGATATGATCACGAGGAAAGCAGTCTTCAGGAGCGTATAATGAGGGAAAAGGAAGAGGCTATTCTCGCTCAGCTGGGAATTTCCAGAGATGAGACATTTGTAGAGGAACATGAACATAAAGACTGA
- a CDS encoding esterase/lipase family protein — protein sequence MRKIRLFLDQFLILCLCNSVILWTVVQFSTAVKILIIIGLALFCFIYLISAGGHSDKNKKLCRIAKGSFLIDGAVISLVLHTATVLAFIIIGGSDPWRLVANALTGYAIIAICAFVGIIRLLISSRQVKVIKYIALIFTWYIPVVNIFILKAISKSAKKEFRFEQAKQELDDMRKENEVCKTKYPILMVHGIFFRDWQMFNYWGRVPKELVRNGAEIYYGGQQSANLISVSAGELRDKIEEVIKETGAEKLNIIAHSKGGLDSRYAISKLGMDRYVASLVTINTPHYGCNFVDDILAKVPDGLLKFVAARYNKLFTVLGDTAPDFEKGLRELTHSNCAKLDEEIPDSPNVYYRSVMSVMKNVFSAGFPLNLGYMMNCKDGTGNDGLVVKESALRGKNTLMINHKGRRGLSHGDMIDLFRENIDGFDVREFYVDIVKDLKERGL from the coding sequence GTGAGAAAGATAAGACTATTTTTAGACCAGTTTCTGATACTTTGCCTCTGCAATTCTGTTATTTTATGGACGGTAGTTCAGTTTTCTACAGCGGTCAAGATACTTATTATAATTGGGCTGGCGCTGTTCTGCTTTATCTATCTTATATCTGCAGGCGGGCATTCCGACAAGAACAAAAAACTCTGCCGCATAGCAAAAGGCTCATTCCTTATTGACGGCGCAGTAATTTCTCTTGTTTTGCATACTGCGACAGTGCTCGCATTTATTATCATCGGCGGATCTGACCCTTGGCGATTGGTCGCAAATGCACTTACGGGATATGCTATAATTGCCATTTGTGCTTTTGTCGGGATAATCAGACTTTTGATATCTTCAAGACAGGTCAAAGTAATAAAATACATAGCCTTGATATTTACCTGGTATATACCTGTGGTGAACATCTTTATACTGAAGGCGATCTCCAAATCGGCTAAAAAAGAATTCCGCTTTGAACAGGCAAAGCAGGAACTTGATGATATGCGCAAGGAGAATGAAGTCTGCAAAACGAAATACCCAATACTTATGGTACATGGCATTTTTTTCCGCGACTGGCAGATGTTCAATTACTGGGGCAGAGTACCAAAGGAACTTGTACGAAACGGCGCAGAGATATACTACGGAGGTCAGCAGTCGGCAAACCTGATATCCGTCAGTGCAGGAGAGCTTCGTGACAAGATCGAGGAAGTAATAAAAGAAACAGGAGCTGAAAAGCTGAACATCATCGCCCATTCAAAAGGCGGACTTGATTCAAGATATGCCATATCAAAACTGGGCATGGACAGGTATGTTGCAAGTCTGGTAACGATAAATACGCCCCATTACGGCTGTAACTTCGTTGATGATATACTGGCTAAAGTTCCCGATGGTCTGCTGAAATTCGTGGCAGCCAGATACAACAAGCTGTTCACCGTTCTCGGTGATACAGCCCCCGATTTTGAAAAAGGATTGCGTGAGCTTACTCATTCAAACTGCGCTAAGCTTGACGAGGAGATACCTGATAGTCCGAATGTATACTACCGATCGGTTATGTCCGTGATGAAAAATGTATTCTCCGCCGGATTTCCACTTAATCTCGGCTACATGATGAACTGCAAAGACGGTACAGGAAATGATGGTCTGGTAGTTAAGGAATCTGCTCTGCGCGGTAAGAATACACTTATGATAAACCATAAAGGCAGAAGAGGTCTTTCACATGGTGATATGATCGACCTTTTCCGCGAAAATATAGATGGATTTGATGTCCGCGAATTTTACGTGGATATAGTCAAAGACCTGAAAGAAAGAGGATTGTAA
- the recO gene encoding DNA repair protein RecO translates to MKGLILKETDSGESSKSICVLTAEMGVIYIYVRGGRKSSKTVSATQSFSYSELCFEEKKNANGQVSRYLNSSEPVKLFYNIRLDAAKVALASYFSELLIYSGTEGQECKEVMRLALNTLYFLDEGKMAPDLLKCVFEFRLLCEIGMRPKLVGCAFCFKYEDDKMHFNFLEDRLECSSCCPNPESIHTLILDKQLLYIVRYIALTEYEKLFYFKISDKYLKKLTEFTERYVGYHFRKKFGALEFYKMLK, encoded by the coding sequence ATGAAAGGACTTATCCTGAAAGAGACTGACAGCGGTGAATCAAGCAAGTCAATATGTGTACTGACTGCCGAAATGGGAGTCATCTATATTTACGTAAGGGGCGGAAGAAAGAGCAGCAAGACTGTTTCCGCTACCCAATCATTCAGCTATTCTGAGCTTTGCTTTGAAGAAAAGAAAAATGCCAATGGACAGGTCAGCCGCTATTTGAACAGCAGCGAGCCTGTCAAGCTGTTTTATAATATAAGACTTGATGCGGCTAAAGTTGCACTAGCTTCGTATTTTTCGGAGCTTTTGATCTATTCGGGTACTGAGGGACAGGAATGTAAGGAAGTAATGCGGCTTGCGCTGAACACGCTGTATTTTCTGGACGAGGGAAAAATGGCACCTGATCTTCTGAAATGCGTGTTTGAATTCAGGCTTCTCTGCGAGATCGGTATGCGCCCGAAACTGGTTGGCTGCGCTTTCTGTTTCAAATACGAAGATGACAAAATGCACTTTAATTTTCTTGAAGACAGACTTGAATGCAGCAGCTGCTGCCCCAATCCCGAAAGCATACACACTCTGATACTTGATAAGCAGCTTCTCTATATAGTGCGTTATATCGCCCTGACGGAGTATGAAAAATTATTTTACTTTAAGATAAGCGACAAATATCTTAAAAAGCTCACCGAATTCACCGAGAGATACGTGGGATATCATTTCAGAAAAAAATTCGGTGCATTGGAATTTTACAAGATGTTGAAATGA
- a CDS encoding ATP-binding protein encodes MKYTEQAFDRAELELRRRQDNANEEYQRRLDEIAQNAPEIYRMHSEAIRLNYALIGNIGKGKSSADVSKKIAEIKEKNINLRHTMHEMLKACGYPEDYLQMHYQCEICSDSGYHDGVRCECMKRLLKKYTTEEINANCSIELHDFADFRVEYYSDAPVNGEIPRVKMQTIFENCKNYATRFEPHTSSLIFFGKTGLGKTFLSSCIAKELISQGWNVVYGSMLKLMRQVEDERFHRAEGDTMSIMLEADLLILDDLGSEFQTQFTDSVLYELINERINERRPTLISTNLTVNEVGKKYNDRIVSRITGCFRPFFFAGSDVRLVKLRNGII; translated from the coding sequence ATGAAATATACCGAACAGGCATTTGACCGCGCCGAGCTTGAACTCAGACGGCGTCAGGATAATGCGAACGAGGAATATCAGCGAAGACTTGACGAGATAGCTCAGAACGCTCCCGAAATATATCGTATGCACAGCGAAGCCATAAGGCTGAACTATGCGCTTATCGGAAATATCGGAAAAGGGAAAAGCAGTGCTGACGTATCAAAGAAGATAGCCGAGATCAAGGAGAAAAATATCAACCTTCGTCACACGATGCACGAGATGCTAAAGGCTTGCGGTTATCCCGAGGACTACTTGCAGATGCACTATCAGTGTGAGATCTGCAGTGATTCGGGATACCATGACGGTGTAAGATGCGAGTGCATGAAAAGGCTACTTAAAAAGTATACGACCGAAGAAATTAACGCAAACTGTTCCATAGAGCTTCACGATTTTGCTGATTTCAGGGTTGAGTATTACAGCGATGCTCCTGTTAACGGTGAGATCCCCAGGGTGAAGATGCAGACCATTTTTGAGAACTGCAAAAATTATGCAACACGATTTGAACCCCATACAAGCTCGCTGATATTTTTTGGAAAGACAGGATTGGGCAAAACATTCCTTTCGTCATGTATCGCAAAAGAGCTTATATCACAGGGTTGGAATGTTGTTTATGGTTCGATGCTTAAACTTATGCGTCAGGTGGAAGACGAACGTTTTCACAGAGCCGAGGGAGATACCATGAGTATCATGCTTGAAGCAGACCTGCTTATACTTGATGACCTTGGTTCCGAATTTCAGACGCAGTTCACTGATTCGGTACTTTATGAACTCATAAATGAGCGCATAAACGAGCGCAGACCTACACTTATATCAACTAATCTTACAGTTAACGAAGTCGGCAAAAAATACAACGACAGAATAGTTTCACGAATTACAGGCTGTTTCAGACCTTTCTTCTTTGCGGGCAGTGATGTAAGACTGGTCAAGCTGAGAAACGGTATTATTTGA
- a CDS encoding GNAT family N-acetyltransferase gives MEIKEALPEDLCTVKEITRNTIKTVYPKYYPVGAVEFFLKYHSDEKIAEDIRYQRTFLCIDDKGNKVGTVTIKGNDIGRLFVLPEFQGKGYGKALLDYAEKLISRNYSEIILDASLAAKKIYLNRGYAEIEYKTVLTDNGDFLCWDIMTKKVKEK, from the coding sequence ATGGAGATAAAAGAAGCATTACCCGAAGATCTCTGCACTGTAAAGGAGATCACACGTAATACGATAAAGACCGTTTATCCGAAATATTATCCTGTCGGTGCAGTAGAGTTTTTTCTAAAATATCACAGTGATGAGAAAATAGCCGAGGATATCAGATATCAGAGAACTTTTCTATGCATTGACGATAAGGGCAATAAAGTAGGAACTGTTACTATAAAAGGAAATGATATCGGAAGGCTTTTCGTACTGCCCGAATTTCAGGGTAAAGGATACGGCAAGGCGCTTCTCGACTATGCCGAAAAACTGATAAGCCGAAATTATTCCGAGATAATACTCGATGCATCACTTGCGGCTAAAAAGATATATCTTAACAGAGGATACGCAGAAATTGAGTATAAGACAGTTTTGACTGATAACGGTGATTTTCTGTGCTGGGATATAATGACCAAGAAAGTAAAGGAAAAATAA